A window of Nitratireductor kimnyeongensis genomic DNA:
GGTGAGCTTCAACAGCTGATCGAGTTGCTCCTGCGATGGATCCGTGTCGAGAGCAAACAAAAGCCGGATTTCCGTAAAACCCACTGGCGCATCCTTCACCACCCCCAGCGTCCCGCGAAAGTCGAGATCGCCCTCCGCCGAGACGGTGCCAGCCCGGAGCGGTATCTCCAGCGCCGTGGCCACTGCCTTCAGCGTCACGCCCGCGCAGGCGATCAGCGCCTCAAGAAGCATATCGCCGGAGCACAGCTCCAGCCCCGTTCCCCCCGTCGCCGGATGCAGCCCGGCAACGGCGATCGCACGACCGGTCTCCACCTTGCAGGCAATGTTATGATCGTCGAGCGCGCCCCTGGCGCGAAGTGTGATAAGAGCAGCACCCGGTTCTCCGCGATAGCGGTCCTTGATCGGCGCCTGAATGGCGCGCAGTTCTGCAGCGTCCATGGCATTCACCTCCCTGGAGCCCATTGGGCTCGTCAGCATCGCCCAGAATAGCACTTTGAGCGACCTTCAGCGAACTTTCGGTTCGCGACCCAACTTTCTCTTGCATCGCCATCTGCCCGGTGAAAACATGCTGGTCGAAGCCTTTAACAGGGCGTCACAATGCGGCGGTAGAGACCGCAAAGAGCCATTCGGGAGAAGTCACCATGCACAGATCGACCTTCAGAAAACGCCTCGCCATTGCATCGCTCACCGCATCCGCATTGACGCTGAGCGCCGGTGCGGCCTTTGCCGATTACACGCTCAACATTCTCCACATGAATGACTGGCATAGCCGTATTGAACCCATCAACAAATACGATTCCACCTGCTCGCCAGAAGACGATGAAGCCGGCGAGTGCTTCGGCGGCGCTGCCCGCCTCGTCACCGCCGTGGCCGAGTCCCGCAAGGCGCTTGAGGGCGAAAACGTCCTGCTTTTGAACGCCGGTGACAATTTCCAGGGCTCGCTCTTCTACACCACTTACAAGGGTGCTGCCGAAGCCGAGTTCCTGAACCTCATGAAGACCGACGCCATGGTCGTCGGCAACCATGAGTTCGATGATGGCGAAGACGGTCTCGCCACCTTCCTCGACAAGGTCGAGTTCCCGGTTCTGGGCTCCAACGTCAAGGCCAAGGAAGCTTCAGCACTCGGTGACCGGGTGAAGGAGTATCTCATCCTCGATGTGGGCGGCGAGAAGATCGCCATTGTCGGCGCAGTCGCCAATGACACGGCGGAGCTTTCCTCGCCCGGCGAAAATGTCTCAATCATCGAGGACGTGGCCGGCATCACCGCAGCCGTGAAAGCCGCCACCGCCGAAGGCGCAAACAAGGTCATCGCGCTCACCCATGTCGGCTATCCGCGCGACCTTGAAGCCATCGCGAAAATCCCAGGTGTCGACGTGGTCGTCGGTGGCCACTCAAACACGCTGCTGTCCAACACGGTGGAAGGGGCGGCTGGCCCCTACCCAACCATGGTCGACAATCCCGACGGCCATCAGGTGCCCGTGGTGCAGGCCGCATCCTATTCGAAATATCTCGGCGAGCTGAAACTTACCTTCGATGATGAGGGCGTCGTCACCGCCGCCACGGGCGACGTCAAGCTGATAGACGCCTCCGTTGCGAAGGACGAAGCTGTTGTTGCCCGTGTCAAGGAACTAGCCGGTCCCATCGAGGAACTGAAAAACAAGATCGTGGCCGAAACGTCAGCCGCTGTCGATGGCAGCCGCGAAACGTGCCGTGCCGGCGAATGCGAGATGGGCAATCTCGTTACCGATGCCATGGTGGCGCGCGCCAGGGATCAGGGCGTGCAGTTCGCCATCACCAATGGCGGCGGCCTGCGCGCCTCCATCGATGCCGGCGAAGTCACCATGGGTGAAGTGCTCGGTGTTCTGCCCTTCCAGAACACGCTTGCCACCTTCCAGTTGAAGGGTTCAGACGTCGTTGCCTCACTTGAAAGCGGCGTTAGCCAGATCGAGGAAGGCGCTGGGCGCTTCCCTCAGGTTTCGGGCCTGCGTTACAGCTTCGACCCGTCTGTCGCGCCCGGCGAAGGCCGCATCAAGTCCGTCCAGGTAAAGGACGGCGAAGGCTGGACAGCAATCGACCCGGATGCCACCTACACGATCGCCTCCAACAATTTCATGCGCAACGGGGGCGACGGTTACAAGCTCTTCGCGGAGAATGCCGAAAACGCCTATGATTACGGCCCGGGCCTCGAACAGGTGCTTGCCGACTATTTGGCCGAAAACAGCCCGTACAAACCTGCCATCGACGGCCGCATCACGAAAATCGATGCGAGCGTCGCCGCTGCTGAGGCTGAGGCCACGACCCCGGACCTGCCCGAAATGTCGAAAACAATCGCCAGCGAGGCACCCAAAGCCGTTGAGGAGACCATGGAAAAGGCAGGCGAGGCCGTCGAAGCCGTGACTGAAGGCGCAAAGGAAATGGCCGAGAAGGCCGCCGACGACGCCGGCGAAGCCATGGCGAAGATGACCGAGGCGACCGAAGATGCAGCAAAAGACGCCGGAGAGACCATGACAGCCGAGAAAAACACCCACACGGTTGTGCGCGGGGACACGCTCTGGGAGATCGCCCGCACACATTATGGCGACCCGGTGAAGTGGAAGGCCATCGCGGAAGCCAATCCGCAGCTAAACCCACACCGCATCGATGTGGGTATGGAGATCAATCTGCCGACCGCAAACTGACCCGCCCCATCGGCACCGGTCCAGAGCCTCGCCAGGCGGCGGGGCTCTTTTTTGCCCCTGCGGCTACGCGCTCCATTGAAAACCGGCTCGGCTTCGCTAGCTTCCCTTGCATGATCGGAGCCAAAGCATGAATCTCCCCACCACAATCGACCCCAAAGCAGCGAAAGCCGTCGGCCCGCTACCCGCAGAACACCCACCTATCCATATCGGCAAGGTAGGCGTTTTGCTTGTAAATCTCGGCACACCAGACGGAACCGACTACGCGCCGATGCGGCGATATCTGAAGGAGTTTTTGTCAGATCCCCGCGTCATAGAATGGCCGAAGGCGATCTGGTATCCGATCCTCTACGGCATCGTTCTCAATACACGGCCAAAGAAGTCAGGCGCGGCTTATGCGGAAATCTGGAACCACGAGCGCAATGAATCGCCGCTGCGCACCTTCACCCGGTCGCAGGGCGAAAAACTCGCCCAGGCGCTGTCGGGGCATGAGCATGTGATCGTCGACTGGGCCATGCGCTATGGCCAGCCCTCCATCGAGACGGTGACAAGGAGCCTGATGGAGCGCGGCTGCGACCGCATCGTCATGTTCCCACTCTACCCGCAATACTCCGCCACCACCACCGCAACGGTGAACGACAAATTCTTCGAAGCGCTCATGCAGATGCGCTTCCAGCCGGCCATACGCACCGTGCCCTCCTATCAGGACGAACCGGTCTATATCGAGGCTTTGGCCCGCTCCATCGAGAAGCACCTTGAGAGCCTGGATTTCGAGCCGGAAGTTGTCATCGCTTCCTATCACGGCATCCCGCAAAGCTATTTCAGGCGCGGCGACCCCTATCATTGCCATTGCCAGAAAACGACCCGCCTCCTGCGCGAGCGCCTCGGCTGGGACGAGAAGAAGCTCATCACCTGCTTCCAATCCCGTTTTGGTCCGGAAGAATGGCTCCAGCCCTACACCGACAAGACCGTCGAGAAGCTCGCAAAAGAGGGTGTCAAATCCATCGCGGTATTCAATCCGGGTTTTGTGTCCGACTGTCTGGAGACCCTGGAGGAGATCGCTGGAGAAGCCGGAGAAATCTTTCATGAGGCTGGTGGCAAGAATTTCACGCACATACCCTGTCTCAACGACACCGGCGAAGGGATGGCTGT
This region includes:
- a CDS encoding OsmC family protein; its protein translation is MDAAELRAIQAPIKDRYRGEPGAALITLRARGALDDHNIACKVETGRAIAVAGLHPATGGTGLELCSGDMLLEALIACAGVTLKAVATALEIPLRAGTVSAEGDLDFRGTLGVVKDAPVGFTEIRLLFALDTDPSQEQLDQLLKLTERYCVVYRTIANGPPLSVAMTRM
- a CDS encoding 5'-nucleotidase C-terminal domain-containing protein, which encodes MHRSTFRKRLAIASLTASALTLSAGAAFADYTLNILHMNDWHSRIEPINKYDSTCSPEDDEAGECFGGAARLVTAVAESRKALEGENVLLLNAGDNFQGSLFYTTYKGAAEAEFLNLMKTDAMVVGNHEFDDGEDGLATFLDKVEFPVLGSNVKAKEASALGDRVKEYLILDVGGEKIAIVGAVANDTAELSSPGENVSIIEDVAGITAAVKAATAEGANKVIALTHVGYPRDLEAIAKIPGVDVVVGGHSNTLLSNTVEGAAGPYPTMVDNPDGHQVPVVQAASYSKYLGELKLTFDDEGVVTAATGDVKLIDASVAKDEAVVARVKELAGPIEELKNKIVAETSAAVDGSRETCRAGECEMGNLVTDAMVARARDQGVQFAITNGGGLRASIDAGEVTMGEVLGVLPFQNTLATFQLKGSDVVASLESGVSQIEEGAGRFPQVSGLRYSFDPSVAPGEGRIKSVQVKDGEGWTAIDPDATYTIASNNFMRNGGDGYKLFAENAENAYDYGPGLEQVLADYLAENSPYKPAIDGRITKIDASVAAAEAEATTPDLPEMSKTIASEAPKAVEETMEKAGEAVEAVTEGAKEMAEKAADDAGEAMAKMTEATEDAAKDAGETMTAEKNTHTVVRGDTLWEIARTHYGDPVKWKAIAEANPQLNPHRIDVGMEINLPTAN
- the hemH gene encoding ferrochelatase gives rise to the protein MNLPTTIDPKAAKAVGPLPAEHPPIHIGKVGVLLVNLGTPDGTDYAPMRRYLKEFLSDPRVIEWPKAIWYPILYGIVLNTRPKKSGAAYAEIWNHERNESPLRTFTRSQGEKLAQALSGHEHVIVDWAMRYGQPSIETVTRSLMERGCDRIVMFPLYPQYSATTTATVNDKFFEALMQMRFQPAIRTVPSYQDEPVYIEALARSIEKHLESLDFEPEVVIASYHGIPQSYFRRGDPYHCHCQKTTRLLRERLGWDEKKLITCFQSRFGPEEWLQPYTDKTVEKLAKEGVKSIAVFNPGFVSDCLETLEEIAGEAGEIFHEAGGKNFTHIPCLNDTGEGMAVIETLVRRELAGWV